Part of the Elusimicrobiota bacterium genome is shown below.
CCACAGCGGGGCAGAGAGACGATTCTATTGTTATGGCCGGGTGGGCGAAGGCATTTTGACCGTGCGGTTTACCTACCGGAAAGACAGGGTCCGCATTTTTGGCGCGGGTTATTGGCGAAAGGGGAAAAAGATTTATGAGTCCGAAAATCAAATACACCTATAAACCCATGGAAGCGCGGGTCATTCGCGACTTTCTCCCCCCTCCGGAAGAACTCGCGTTCAAGGAAGACAACGTCAAAGTCACAATGTCTTTGAGCCGATCCAGCGTCGACTTCTTTAAAAACGCCGCGCGAAAACGCCATACCCATTACCAAAAGATGATCCGAACCCTATTGGATGCCTACGCGGCGAGGTATAAATAGTCTCCCCCCCCGCAGGGTTAAAATAATCAATTTCCAGTCTGGTCGGGCGGCATCGCCCTAACGTAAACAAACAAAAAGGCCTTTCAGCTTTACGCTGAAAGGCCTTTCGTGCTCAAAAACTCCCCGGCCTGGACTCGAACCAGGAACCCTTCGATTACGCTTTTCCCTTGAGTTTCCTCAAGGCGCGGACTATATCATCTCCGGTCCGTGAGGCTTTGGACGACGGAGCCAGGCGCTTCCCTCTTGCGAGGTACGAGCTTACGCTCTAGTCTCTGCACCTTCCCGATCTTTGGGATCGGGCTTGGCTCAGGATTGCCTTATCCGATGAATCGGATTTAGGGTTCCCTGAATTCACCTGGTTTTCACCAACCTGTTTCCAGGCTGGGCTGCCTTTGCCGTTGACAGTCGAATGCTCCACCATTGAGCTACCGGGGAAAAAACCTTTGATGCTATTCCCATTGCCCTTGGCCGGAGGCCAAGGACTGCGGGCGGTCCCACAGGGACCGAAACCCCCACCGAGCTACCGGGGAAAAATCCTATTGCTATTACACTTGCGCACAGCGCCAGTGCCGTGGGCGGCCGCATTGCGGCCGAATTCCCCACAGCCATTGCCCTGGGTCAGAGACCCAGGACTGCGGGCGGCCCCGGAGGGGCCGAATTCCCCGCTGCCCTTGGTCGGAGACCAAGGACGGTGGGCGGCCCCGGGGGGGCCGAATTCCCCGCTGCCCTTGGTCGGAGACCAAGGACGGTGGGCGGCCCCGGGGGGGCCGAATTCCCCGCTGCCCTTGGTCGGAGACCAAGGACGGTGGGCGGTCCCGGAGGGGCCGAATTCCCCGCTGCCCTTGGTCGGAGACCAAGGACGGTGGGCGGTCCCACAGGGACCGAGACCCCCACCGAGCTACCGGGGAATAAATCTTTTTTTATTTCCCACGAACTGGATGCGTGGGTGAAATTTTAATGAGCTTTTTGAGACGGGTCATATTACCATTCTGTCCGGGGGGCCGCAAGAAACGGGCGGGGGTTTTCCGTCGGGTGGGGGCCTTGAGGGGGGCTCCCGAAAAACATAGGATGGTGCGTCATGTCCCCCTTCCACCGCACCGTCTCCCGTCCCGTGGCCGTCGCCCTTTTCGCCTTCGCGGGCCTGTTGGTGGTCATTTCCCTGGTGCTCCGTCATTTCCTGGTGGACCTGCCCTCCATTCAAAGCCTGGAAAACTACACCCCCTCCCTGGTGACGAAGCTCTACGACGTCCGGGGCGAGCTGATCACGGAACTTTTCGTCGAGAAACGGAGCGTCCTGCCCCTCACCCAGATCCCCGTGGACTTCCAGCACGCGGTGCTGGCCATCGAGGACAACAACTTTTACAGCCACTGGGGGGTGGACGCCAAAGGGGTCATTCGGGCGTTTTTGGCCAACCTGCGCTCGGGGCGGCTGGTCCAGGGGGCCTCGACCGTCACCCAGCAGTTGGCCAAAAACATCTTTTTGACCCGGGAACGCACCATGACCCGGAAAGTCAAAGAGCTCCTGCTCACCCTCCAAATGGAGGCCAGCCTCAGCAAAGACGAGATCCTCCAGCTCTACATCAACCAGATCTATTTCGGAAACGGGGCCTACGGGCTGGAGTCGGCCGCTAAAACCTTTTTCGGCAAATCGGCGGACCAGCTGAACCTGCCGGAATGCGCGCTCCTGGCCGGGCTGCCCAAGGGGCCGGACAAATATTCCCCCTACCGCCACCGGGACCGGGCCATCCGCCGGCGGAACCTCGTCCTGCGGCGCATGCGGGAAGAGGGCTACATCACCGAGCAGGAAGAACTGCGGGCGGGCGGGGCGGGACACCTTTTCACCAAGAAGGCGCCGGACAAAATCAACGCCCAGTACTTCGTGGAAATGGTTCGTATTCAGCTGGAGCCCACCTACGGGTCGGAAGCGCTTTACAAGGGCGGCTACTCCATTTACACCACGCTGGACGCCCGCATGCAACGGGCCGCCGAGGAAGCCACCCAGAAAAACCTCACCTCCTTCGACGACCGTTACGCCGAACAGCGGCTGACCCAGCTGGTCAAAGACAAAAAACTGGCCCCGGAATTTTTGGAGAAGTGGAAAAAGTGGAAGGCCGACCCGGAAAAGAACGAGGAGCCCGAGGAACACGTGGAGCCCGTGCCCGTCCAGGGCGCGCTCGTTTCCGTGGACCCCCACACGGGCGGCATTCGGGCGCTGGTGGGCGGGCGGGACTTTCAGGAAAGCCAGTTCAACCGGGCCACCCAGGCCAAACGCCAGCCGGGCTCGACCTTTAAACCCTTCGTGTGGCTGGCGGCCCTGGAGTCCGGACTCACGGCCGCGACGGTGGTGGACGACCTGCCCATCGCCTACACCGACGTGGAGCGACACCCGCGCCTGGTGGCCGAAGCCACGGACTACGCCACGCTCATGCAGATGGTCACGGGCTACTACACGCCGGACCTGCCCCCCGACGCGCCCAACCCCATCTGGGCGCCGCGCAACTGGGACGATAAATTTTTGGGGCCCGTCACCCTTCGGCGCGGTTTGGCCCTTTCCCGAAACCTCGTGTCCGTGCGGTTGATCGACCGCGTGGGCCCCAAGGCCGTGGTGGACCTGGCCCACCGGGCCGGCATTCAAAGCCCTCTGGACGCGGTGCTCTCCCTGGGGTTGGGCTCGTCGGTGGTCACCGTCCTTGAAATGACGAGCGCCATGGGCACCCTGGCCAACGGCGGCGTGCACATGCAACCCTTCGCGGTGCTGAAAGTCGTGGACCGTTACGGAAAAGTCCTGGAGGAACACGTGCCCCAGGGCGACCCGGGCCTCTCGCCCCAGAGCGCCTTTTTGACCACGCGGCTCATGCAGGCCGTGGTGCAGGAAGGCACCGGCGTTTACGCGCGCAACGTGGGGCGGCCCGTGGCCGGCAAAACCGGAACCACCCAGGACATGCGCGACTTTTGGTTCCTGGGCTTCGGCCCCGACCTGGTGACCGGCGTGTGGCTGGGCTACGACGACTTTGTGCCCCTGGGGAAGAAACTGACCAGCGCGGGCACCACGGTCCCCTGGTGGACGGACTACATGGCCCAGGCGGTGAAGTTTTTGCCGACCCGGGACTTCCCCGTTCCGCCCGGCGTGTCCTTCGCCAAAATCGACCGGGACACGGGCTACCTGGCCCTGCCCACCTGCCCCCACGTGGTTCTGGAAGCCTTCCGCGACGGCGCGGCTCCCAAGGAGTTCTGCCCCGTGGACCACGAGGCCCAGGAAGATTTGAAGGACGAAAACATCACCGAGTGACCGCCTCCCCGACCCCGGCGGAATTTTCCCTCCTCACCGACATCGCCCTCGGCATCGTTTTCGCCGCCGCGGCCTCCCACGTGGCGCGGATTCTCCGCCAACCGCTCATTTTGGGCTACGTGCTGGGGGGCGTGCTTTTGGGTTCCCACCTGGGCTTCGGCCTCGTCACCGACGAGCGGAGCATCGAACTGATCTCCGAAATCGGGCTCATCTTCCTGTTGTTCATCATCGGCTTGGAAATCAATCTGCGGGAGTTGGCCAAAATGGGCAAGGCCGCCCTGGCCGTGGGCGGGCTTCAAATGGCGGGGGGCGTCGCCCTGGGCGGGCTGTTCTTCGGCTCCCTGCGTTCGGTCTTCGGCGTGGGGTCCTTCGAGGTGTTGTATCTGGCCGTGGCCACGGCCCTCAGCTCCACCCTGATCGTCGTGAAGGTCCTCCACGACAAATTCGAACTGCACACCACCTCGGGGCGGCTCACGGTGGGCGTGCTCGTGCTCCAGGACCTGGCGGCCATTTTGTTCCTGGCCCTCCAACCCAACCTGTCCCACCCGGAACTGGTTCACATCGCCTCGTCGTTAAGCCTGGGCCTGGCCCTGGTGGGCGTGTCCTTCCTGGTGAGCCGCTTCCTCTTAAGTCCGCTCTTCGCCTCCGCCGCGCGGCTGCCGGAATTGGTGCTTCTGACTTCCATCGCCTGGTGCTTCGGCCTGGGCGCGGCGGCGGAACACCTGGGGCTCTCCAAGGAAATGGGCGCTCTGATCGCGGGCTTAAGCATCGCGGCCTTTCCCTACGGGGCCGACGTGATCTCCAAACTTTCCGGCGTGCGGGACTTCTTCGTGACGCTCTTCTTCGTTTCCCTGGGCCTTAAAGTCGCGCCCCCGACCGCCCACACCCTGGGGCTCTCGGGTCTCATGATCCTTTTTGTTTTCGCCAGCCGCCTCGCGACCGTGGCGCCCACGGCGGCGGTGATGAAGCAGGGGTGGCGGAACGGGCTGATCGTCGGATTAAACCTCTCCCAGATCAGCGAGTTCTCCCTGGTCATCCTGGCCCTGGGCACGGGCTACGGCCACGTCTCGGCGGACCTGTCGGCCCTGGTGCTGACGGCGCTCCTGCTGGCGTCGGTGGTCTCGACTTACGCCATTCAGTTCAACGACAAATTGGTGCGCGCCCTTCTGGCCGTCCTGGGTTTCGTGGGAATACGGGAGCGGTCCACGAACCACCCCGCGGAAGCGCAACTGCTGAAGGAACACCGGGACATCGTGCTCCTGGGTTGTTACCGCATCGGCCAGGGATTTTTGAGCGCGGTCGAGAAATCGGCCCCGAGCCTTAAAAAAAGAATCTTGGTGGTGGATTACGACGCCACCCAAAAAGACCGCCTCCGAGCCCGGGGCTTCCATTGGCTCTACGGCGACCTGGCGAACCCGGAGACCCTCCGCCACATCGGCATCGAACAGGCGAGCATCGTGATTTGCTCCATCTCCGACACCTTCCTCAAGGGCATCACCAACCGGCGCTTGCTCTCGCACTTGAAGGACCTCAGCCCCAAGGCCAAGATCGTCATGACGGCGGACGAGAACGAGGAGGCGGACCGGATGCTGAAGGAAGGGGCGGGGGACGTGATGGTCTCCGGACGGCTGTCCGGAGCGTACTTGTTCGATTTGGTGACGGGGAAGAACCGCTAGAGATCAGAGGAGAACCCTTGGATTCCGGCTGGAAGCATGCCGGAATGACGGGCAAGAGGATTTAAAGCAACCCGTTAGGCTAAGTTCGCACCGGGGTGAGGGCCGGGCGGCCCTCTAGAACAGCCAGCACGTTCTTGGCCGCCAGGACCGACATCTCGGCCCGGGTTTCAAAGGTGGCGCTCCCGGCGTGTGGGGCCAACAAAACGTTCGGCAATTCCGCCAACCCCGCGGCCAATTGCGGTTCCCTCTCAAAAACGTCCAACCCCGCGGCGAAAATCTTTTTTTGTTTCAGCGCCCGCACCAGGGCCTCCTCGTCCACCACGGGCCCCCGGGCCGTGTTGACCAGGACCGCCGTGGGTTTCATGGACGACAATTCCTTTTCGCCGATCAAATGCCGCGTTTCCGCCGTGAGCGGCACGTGCAGGGAAACAAAATCGCTTTCGGCCAAAAGCCGGGGCAAATCCACCCGCACGGCCCGGGCCTCCCGCTCGATCTCCGGGTGGGCCGACCGGGCGTGGTAAAGCACCGGCATGCCGAACCCCGCGCCGATCCGCGCCACCGCCGCGCCGATGCGCCCCGCCCCCACGATCCCCAGGGTTTTCCCGGAAACGCCCACGCCCAAATGAAGGAGCGGCGCCCACCCGCGAAAGCCGCCTTCCCGGGTCAACCGGTCGCCCTCGACCACCCGTCGGGCGGCGCCCAAAAGGAGCGCCCAGGCCAGCTCGGCGGTCGCCCGAGTCAAAACGTCCGGGGTGTTGGTGACGACGACGCCCCGGGCCGCCGCGGCGGCGCGATCGATGTTGTCCACGCCGACCGCGTAGTTGGCCACGACTTTCAAATTTTTCCCGGCGTCCAACAGCGCGGCGTCCACCCGGTCCACCAACTGGACGATCAGCCCGTCGCATCGGGCCGCGAGCGCCCGAAGCTCCTCGGGCGAGAGAGGCCGGTCTTCCTCGTTTAAAATCACCGTCGCGCCGGAAGCGCGAAGCAGGTCCAGCCCTTCCGGCGGAAGCCGCCGCGTGACGCCGATGGTTTTAGCCACGCCGGACCCTTCCCATGAAATAATTCGCGGCGGCCGA
Proteins encoded:
- a CDS encoding BrnT family toxin, which translates into the protein MLHFEWDDSKDAQNQKKHGVPFGLAQYAFADRKRVIAEDLAHSGAERRFYCYGRVGEGILTVRFTYRKDRVRIFGAGYWRKGKKIYESENQIHL
- a CDS encoding CopG family transcriptional regulator; translation: MSPKIKYTYKPMEARVIRDFLPPPEELAFKEDNVKVTMSLSRSSVDFFKNAARKRHTHYQKMIRTLLDAYAARYK
- a CDS encoding PBP1A family penicillin-binding protein — translated: MSPFHRTVSRPVAVALFAFAGLLVVISLVLRHFLVDLPSIQSLENYTPSLVTKLYDVRGELITELFVEKRSVLPLTQIPVDFQHAVLAIEDNNFYSHWGVDAKGVIRAFLANLRSGRLVQGASTVTQQLAKNIFLTRERTMTRKVKELLLTLQMEASLSKDEILQLYINQIYFGNGAYGLESAAKTFFGKSADQLNLPECALLAGLPKGPDKYSPYRHRDRAIRRRNLVLRRMREEGYITEQEELRAGGAGHLFTKKAPDKINAQYFVEMVRIQLEPTYGSEALYKGGYSIYTTLDARMQRAAEEATQKNLTSFDDRYAEQRLTQLVKDKKLAPEFLEKWKKWKADPEKNEEPEEHVEPVPVQGALVSVDPHTGGIRALVGGRDFQESQFNRATQAKRQPGSTFKPFVWLAALESGLTAATVVDDLPIAYTDVERHPRLVAEATDYATLMQMVTGYYTPDLPPDAPNPIWAPRNWDDKFLGPVTLRRGLALSRNLVSVRLIDRVGPKAVVDLAHRAGIQSPLDAVLSLGLGSSVVTVLEMTSAMGTLANGGVHMQPFAVLKVVDRYGKVLEEHVPQGDPGLSPQSAFLTTRLMQAVVQEGTGVYARNVGRPVAGKTGTTQDMRDFWFLGFGPDLVTGVWLGYDDFVPLGKKLTSAGTTVPWWTDYMAQAVKFLPTRDFPVPPGVSFAKIDRDTGYLALPTCPHVVLEAFRDGAAPKEFCPVDHEAQEDLKDENITE
- a CDS encoding cation:proton antiporter; translated protein: MTASPTPAEFSLLTDIALGIVFAAAASHVARILRQPLILGYVLGGVLLGSHLGFGLVTDERSIELISEIGLIFLLFIIGLEINLRELAKMGKAALAVGGLQMAGGVALGGLFFGSLRSVFGVGSFEVLYLAVATALSSTLIVVKVLHDKFELHTTSGRLTVGVLVLQDLAAILFLALQPNLSHPELVHIASSLSLGLALVGVSFLVSRFLLSPLFASAARLPELVLLTSIAWCFGLGAAAEHLGLSKEMGALIAGLSIAAFPYGADVISKLSGVRDFFVTLFFVSLGLKVAPPTAHTLGLSGLMILFVFASRLATVAPTAAVMKQGWRNGLIVGLNLSQISEFSLVILALGTGYGHVSADLSALVLTALLLASVVSTYAIQFNDKLVRALLAVLGFVGIRERSTNHPAEAQLLKEHRDIVLLGCYRIGQGFLSAVEKSAPSLKKRILVVDYDATQKDRLRARGFHWLYGDLANPETLRHIGIEQASIVICSISDTFLKGITNRRLLSHLKDLSPKAKIVMTADENEEADRMLKEGAGDVMVSGRLSGAYLFDLVTGKNR
- a CDS encoding D-glycerate dehydrogenase; amino-acid sequence: MAKTIGVTRRLPPEGLDLLRASGATVILNEEDRPLSPEELRALAARCDGLIVQLVDRVDAALLDAGKNLKVVANYAVGVDNIDRAAAAARGVVVTNTPDVLTRATAELAWALLLGAARRVVEGDRLTREGGFRGWAPLLHLGVGVSGKTLGIVGAGRIGAAVARIGAGFGMPVLYHARSAHPEIEREARAVRVDLPRLLAESDFVSLHVPLTAETRHLIGEKELSSMKPTAVLVNTARGPVVDEEALVRALKQKKIFAAGLDVFEREPQLAAGLAELPNVLLAPHAGSATFETRAEMSVLAAKNVLAVLEGRPALTPVRT